Sequence from the Hamadaea flava genome:
TGGGCAACACGCTGATCGTCGTCGAGCACGACGAGGACACGATCAAGACGGCCGACTGGGTGGTCGACATCGGCCCGGGCGCGGGGGAGCACGGCGGGTTCATCGTGCACTCCGGCACGTACGACGATCTGCTCAAGAACGAGGAGTCGATCACCGGTGACTTCCTCTCCGGGCGGCGGTTCATCCCGGTCCCGACCCGGCGGCGGCCGCAGACGAAGGGCCGCGAGCTGACCGTCGTCGGGGCGCGGGAGCACAACCTGCACAACGTCACGGTGTCGTTCCCGCTCGGCCAGCTGATCTCGGTTACCGGCGTCTCCGGGTCGGGCAAGTCGACGCTGGTCAACGACATCCTGCACGCGGTGCTCGCCAACCAGATCAACGGCGCTCGGCTGGTGCCCGGCCGGCATACGCGGGTCACCGGGCTCGATCACGTGGACAAGGTCGTCGGGGTGGACCAGTCGCCGATCGGGCGTACGCCCCGGTCGAACCCCGCGACCTACACCGGAGTGTTCGACAACATCCGCAAGCTGTTCGCCGAGACCACGGAGGCGAAGGTACGCGGCTACGGGCCGGGCCGGTTCTCCTTCAACGTCAAGGGCGGCCGCTGCGAGAACTGCGCGGGCGACGGCACGATCAAGATCGAGATGAACTTCCTCCCGGACGTGTACGTCCCGTGCGAGGTCTGCAAGGGTGACCGGTACAACCGGGAGACCCTGGAGGTTCACTACAAGGGCCGGACGATCGCCGAGGTCCTGCAGATGCCGATCGAGGAGGCGTCCGGGTTCTTCGAGGCGATCCCGGCGATCCACCGGCACCTCAAGACGCTGGTCGACGTCGGGCTCGGGTACGTCCGGCTGGGTCAGCCGGCGCCGACCCTGTCCGGCGGTGAGGCGCAGCGCGTCAAGCTCGCGGCCGAGCTGCAGAAGCGGTCGACCGGGCGGACGGTCTACGTGCTGGACGAGCCGACCACCGGTCTGCACTTCGAAGACATCCGCAAGCTGCTGCTGGTCCTCCAGGGTCTGGTCGACAAGGGCAACACGGTGATCGTGATCGAGCACAACCTCGACGTGATCAAGAGCTCGGACTGGATCATCGACATGGGCCCCGAGGGCGGGCACCGCGGCGGCACGGTGGTCGGCGAGGGTACGCCCGAGCAGATCGCCGCGATGCCCGAGTCGCACACCGGTGCCTTCCTGCGACACCTCGTCACGGAGGTCCCGGTGCAGGCGACGCCGAAGAAGCGGGCGACGAGCCGGGCCAAGGCGAAGGTCTGACGCCTGGGTCACAGCTTGGGGCGCTGGCCGCGTTTGCCGGGGGGCTTGGCGTTTGCGGGGGGCTTGGCGTTTGCGGGGGGCTTGGCGTCTGCGGGGGGCTTGGCGTCTGCGGGGGCTTGGCCCGCGCGGGCGCGGCCATGGGCCGGGGCGCTAGCTGTGATCTTGGACGGCTTCCGTCGTCATGGCGACATTTTCTGTTCAAGATCGCCAGACCGCGAGTTGATCTACGCGGGAAATGGTGGCCCGGGCGACCCTTGCCCGCCTAGATCAACACGGTCCCGGACGACGCTTGCCCGCCCTAGATCAACACGGTCCCGGGCGACCCTTGCCCGCCTAGATCGACACGGTATTGAAGCTAGGCGCCGAAACGTTCCCTGGCCCGGTCCCGGGCGGCCTTGCGAAGCCGGGTGAGCTCGTCGGGGTCGTCGGCAAGCTGCCGGAGCGCCGCGGAGAGGGCGGCCGGGTCGCCGGCCGGGACGAGCACGGCGGCGTCGCCGAAGGCCGCCCGCTGCGGGGCGGTGTCGGAGGTGACGACCGCGCAGCCCGCGGCGGCCGCTTGGTAGACCTCGGTCGGCACGACCGACAGCGCGCGCCGGGACGTGCCGAAGATGCCCAGGCAGACGTCGTGCCCGGCGATCAGGCCGGGCAGCTCGTGCGCGGCCAC
This genomic interval carries:
- a CDS encoding glycosyltransferase family 4 protein, which produces MNLITSPDQALRQATAPWFSARPARDTELVHVAFFGRFTPVQGAPVVGTAIAALSGDPRFVFTVVGSGPDLPATRTAAAPNAWVTWREWVAAHELPGLIAGHDVCLGIFGTSRRALSVVPTEVYQAAAAGCAVVTSDTAPQRAAFGDAAVLVPAGDPAALSAALRQLADDPDELTRLRKAARDRARERFGA